In Nitrososphaerota archaeon, a genomic segment contains:
- a CDS encoding translation initiation factor IF-6 codes for MPAQCLPLCRGGGEKLRYLLLCSLVGCYLGDLEVLGIHKLDIYRSCNIGIFTKANDSVVLVPSGLADTKTEQLASFLNAKAVSASVGGSRLLGPLIAMNNKAILVSKLADDYEIDALGKETGLRVERLESRFTSVGNMISANDHGAVISSAFSRETAALISEILGVPVRQLSIARYIQAGSMVAASNSGAIVHPAGTEWEIEQVGEILKVDVEACTVNNGVPYISSGIILNSKAAVVGSLTSGPELMILSRALKL; via the coding sequence GTGCCCGCGCAATGTCTTCCCTTGTGCCGTGGAGGAGGGGAAAAATTAAGATACCTACTGCTTTGCTCTTTGGTAGGATGCTATCTCGGTGACCTTGAAGTTTTGGGAATACATAAACTCGATATTTATCGTAGCTGCAACATAGGAATTTTCACAAAGGCAAACGATAGCGTTGTTCTGGTACCCTCGGGTCTGGCTGACACGAAGACGGAGCAACTGGCAAGTTTCCTGAATGCTAAAGCTGTCAGTGCCTCTGTTGGAGGTTCACGCCTTCTAGGCCCGCTGATTGCTATGAACAATAAAGCGATTCTGGTTTCTAAGCTTGCAGATGATTATGAAATTGACGCCCTCGGCAAGGAGACCGGTCTCCGGGTCGAAAGGCTGGAGTCTAGGTTTACATCTGTCGGTAATATGATATCTGCGAACGATCATGGCGCTGTGATTTCAAGTGCTTTTTCAAGGGAAACTGCTGCTTTGATTTCTGAAATTCTTGGCGTGCCTGTCAGGCAGCTCAGCATTGCAAGATACATCCAGGCGGGTTCTATGGTCGCGGCTTCAAATTCTGGGGCCATAGTTCATCCTGCTGGAACGGAATGGGAGATTGAGCAAGTTGGAGAGATATTGAAGGTCGATGTTGAGGCTTGCACAGTGAATAACGGCGTTCCATATATTTCATCAGGGATTATTCTGAATAGCAAGGCTGCCGTTGTTGGGAGTTTGACAAGCGGACCTGAATTGATGATATTGTCTAGGGCTCTAAAACTATAG
- the pfdA gene encoding prefoldin subunit alpha, whose product MIVLAADQEEQRLQSLVSQVRILEAYLNEVSARENITGRAIIESRASLEAVKALTSTPSNEVLLPIGAGVLLNSAIAKPDKLFIDIGAGAVVAKTPEETAAFVEQRIKELETALGNIQQQKAQVENQLAAYRAAVNDIVEKARNET is encoded by the coding sequence ATGATAGTTTTGGCAGCAGACCAAGAAGAGCAACGACTGCAATCACTAGTCTCACAAGTTAGAATTCTGGAGGCTTACCTGAACGAAGTCTCTGCAAGGGAAAATATTACTGGAAGGGCGATAATAGAAAGCAGAGCATCTTTGGAAGCGGTTAAGGCTCTAACCAGTACACCGAGCAACGAAGTATTGCTTCCAATAGGAGCAGGAGTATTGCTCAATTCAGCAATAGCAAAGCCAGACAAGCTCTTCATCGATATAGGAGCTGGAGCAGTAGTGGCAAAGACTCCAGAAGAAACAGCGGCATTCGTCGAACAAAGAATCAAGGAACTGGAAACCGCATTAGGAAACATTCAGCAGCAGAAAGCCCAAGTGGAGAACCAGTTAGCAGCGTACAGAGCAGCGGTAAACGATATCGTAGAAAAGGCCAGAAATGAAACATAA